In the genome of Pseudorca crassidens isolate mPseCra1 chromosome 12, mPseCra1.hap1, whole genome shotgun sequence, one region contains:
- the SCARF2 gene encoding scavenger receptor class F member 2 isoform X2, translating to MEGAGPRGAGPARRRGAGGPPPPLPPLLLLLWLLPGPAAPQELSPRGRNVCRAPGSQELTCCAGWRQQGDECGIAVCEGNSTCSENEVCVRPGECRCRHGYFGANCDTKCPRQFWGPDCKELCVCHPHGQCEDVTGQCTCHARRWGARCEHACQCQHGACHPRSGACRCEPGWWGPQCASACYCSATSRCDPQTGACLCHAGWWGRSCNNQCACNTSPCEQQSGRCQCRERTFGARCERYCQCFRGRCHPVDGTCACEPGYRGKYCREPCPAGFYGLGCRRRCGQCKGQQPCTVAEGRCLTCEPGWNGTKCDQPCATGFYGEGCGHRCPPCRDGHACNHVTGKCTRCNAGWIGDRCETKCSNGTYGEDCAFVCADCGSGHCDFQSGRCLCSPGVHGPHCNLTCPPGLHGVDCAQACSCHEDSCDPVTGACRLETNQRKGVMGAGALLALLLGLLLSLLGCCCACRGKDPARGELSLGRKKAPQRLCGRFSRISMKLPRIPLRRQKLPKVVVAHHDLDNTLNCSFLEPPSGLEQPSPSWSSRASFSSFDTTDEGPVYCVPHEEAATESRDAEVPIAPATAPNEALASSPAPVTTPAEEATPLRASSDSERSASSGDGPGGALYARVARREARPARVRGEARGLSLSPSPERRKPPPPDPATKPKVSWIHGKHGAAAARAPSPPPAGPEAAPSPSKRKRTPSDTSARPDEPCNPRARDPTPRPPGLAEEGPALAAPSPPRARARGRGPGLSEPTDAGGPPRSAPEAASMLAAELRDKTRSLGRAEGAVGTQGPREKPAPPQKAKRSVPPASPVRAPPAPEAPGPEKAAAGAPGSDTPRKKTPIQKPPRKKSREVAGEPGRAGAPTL from the exons ATGGAGGGCGCAGGGCCCCGGGGGGCCGGGCCGGCGCGGCGCCGGGGAGCCggggggccgccgccgccgctgccgccgctgctgctgctgctctggcTGCTACCCGGCCCCGCGGCGCCCCAGGAGCTGAGCCCGCGCGGCCGCAACGTGTGCCGCGCGCCCGG CTCCCAGGAGCTCACTTGCTGCGCCGGCTGGAGGCAGCAGGGGGACGAGTGTGGGATCG CTGTGTGCGAAGGCAACTCCACGTGCTCGGAGAACGAGGTGTGCGTGCGGCCGGGCGAGTGCCGCTGCCGCCATGGCTACTTCGGTGCCAACTGCGACACCA AGTGCCCGCGCCAGTTCTGGGGTCCCGACTGCAAGGAGCTGTGTGTCTGCCACCCACACGGGCAGTGCGAGGACGTGACGGGCCAGTGTACATGTCATGCGCGGCGCTGGGGCGCACGCTGCGAGCATGCGTGCCAATGCCAGCACGGCGCGTGCCACCCGCGGAGCGGCGCGTGTCGCTGCGAGCCTGGCTGGTGGGGCCCACAGTGCGCCAGCGCGTGCTACTGTAGCGCCACGTCGCGCTGCGACCCACAGACGGGCGCGTGCCTCTGCCACGCAGGCTGGTGGGGCCGCAGCTGCAACAACCAGTGTGCCTGCAACACGTCGCCGTGCGAGCAACAGAGCGGCCGCTGCCAGTGCCGCGAGCGCACGTTCGGCGCGCGCTGCGAGCGCTATTGCCAGTGCTTCCGCGGCCGCTGCCATCCGGTGGACGGCACGTGCGCGTGCGAGCCCGGTTACCGGGGCAAGTACTGCCGCGAGCCTTGCCCTGCCGGCTTCTACGGCCTGGGCTGCCGCCGCCG atGCGGCCAGTGCAAGGGCCAGCAGCCATGCACGGTGGCCGAGGGCCGTTGCCTGACGTGCGAGCCCGGCTGGAACGGCACCAAGTGCGACCAGCCGTGCGCCACCGGTTTCTACGGCGAGGGCTGCGGCCATCGCTGCCCGCCGTGTCGCGACGGGCACGCCTGCAACCACGTCACCGGCAAGTGCACGCGCTGCAACGCGGGCTGGATCGGTGACCG GTGTGAGACCAAGTGCAGCAATGGCACCTACGGCGAGGACTGCGCGTTCGTGTGCGCCGACTGCGGCAGCGGCCACTGCGACTTCCAGTCGGGACGTTGCCTGTGCAGCCCGGGCGTCCACGGGCCCCA CTGTAACCTGACTTGCCCGCCCGGGCTCCACGGCGTGGACTGCGCCCAGGCCTGCAGCTGCCACGAGGACTCGTGCGACCCGGTCACCGGTGCCTGCCGCCTGG AGACCAACCAGCGAAAGGGTGTGATGGGTGCGGGCGCGCTGCTCGCCCTGCTCCTCGGCCTGCTGCTCTCGCTGCTCGGCTGCTGCTGCGCCTGCCGCGGCAAGGACCCCGCGCGCGG GGAGCTCTCGCTTGGGAGGAAGAAGGCGCCGCAGCGCCTATGCGGGCGCTTCAGCCGCATCAGCATGAAGTTGCCCCGGATCCCTCTCCGCAGGCAGAAGCTGCCCAAGGTCGTAG tggCCCATCACGACCTGGATAACACGCTCAACTGCAGCTTCCTGGAGCCACCCTCGGGGCTGGAGCAGCCCTCGCCATCATGGTCTTCCCgggcctccttctcctcctttgaCACCACGGATGAAGGCCCCGTATACTGTGTACCCCACGAGG AGGCGGCAACCGAGAGCCGGGACGCGGAGGTCCCCATCGCCCCAGCCACTGCCCCTAACGAGGCGCTGGCTTCGTCCCCTGCACCGGTGACTACGCCCGCGGAGGAGGCCACGCCCCTCCGCGCGTCCTCCGACAGCGAGCGGTCAGCGTCGAGCGGGGACGGGCCTGGCGGGGCGCTGTATGCGCGTGTGGCCCGGCGTGAGGCCCGGCCGGCCCGGGTCCGGGGCGAGGCCCGAGGCCTGTCGCTTTCGCCATCGCCCGAGCGCAGGAAGCCACCGCCGCCCGACCCCGCCACCAAGCCCAAGGTGTCCTGGATCCACGGCAAGCACGGTGCCGCCGCCGCGCGTGCGCCGTCGCCGCCACCCGCGGGCCCCGAGGCCGCTCCCAGCCCCAGCAAGAGGAAACGGACGCCCAGCGACACATCGGCGCGGCCGGACGAGCCCTGCAACCCTAGGGCCCGCGACCCGACGCCGCGACCCCCGGGGCTGGCAGAGGAGGGGCCGGCCCTCGCCGCACCCTCGCCGCCCCGGGCTCGAGCGCGGGGCCGTGGCCCTGGCCTCTCAGAGCCCACGGACGCTGGCGGTCCCCCGCGCAGCGCACCTGAGGCCGCCTCCATGCTGGCCGCCGAGCTGCGCGACAAGACTCGCAGCCTGGGCCGCGCCGAGGGGGCCGTGGGCACGCAGGGCCCCCGAGAGAAGCCGGCGCCGCCGCAGAAGGCCAAGCGCTCGGTGCCTCCCGCCTCGCCGGTCCGCGCGCCCCCCGCGCCCGAGGCCCCAGGGCCCGAGAAGGCGGCAGCGGGCGCGCCCGGATCCGACACCCCCCGAAAGAAGACCCCCATCCAGAAGCCGCCTCGTAAGAAGAGCCGGGAGGTGGCGGGCGAGCCGGGCCGAGCGGGCGCGCCCACCCTGTAG
- the SCARF2 gene encoding scavenger receptor class F member 2 isoform X1, translating into MEGAGPRGAGPARRRGAGGPPPPLPPLLLLLWLLPGPAAPQELSPRGRNVCRAPGSQELTCCAGWRQQGDECGIAVCEGNSTCSENEVCVRPGECRCRHGYFGANCDTKCPRQFWGPDCKELCVCHPHGQCEDVTGQCTCHARRWGARCEHACQCQHGACHPRSGACRCEPGWWGPQCASACYCSATSRCDPQTGACLCHAGWWGRSCNNQCACNTSPCEQQSGRCQCRERTFGARCERYCQCFRGRCHPVDGTCACEPGYRGKYCREPCPAGFYGLGCRRRCGQCKGQQPCTVAEGRCLTCEPGWNGTKCDQPCATGFYGEGCGHRCPPCRDGHACNHVTGKCTRCNAGWIGDRCETKCSNGTYGEDCAFVCADCGSGHCDFQSGRCLCSPGVHGPHCNLTCPPGLHGVDCAQACSCHEDSCDPVTGACRLETNQRKGVMGAGALLALLLGLLLSLLGCCCACRGKDPARGELSLGRKKAPQRLCGRFSRISMKLPRIPLRRQKLPKVVGKDDVVAHHDLDNTLNCSFLEPPSGLEQPSPSWSSRASFSSFDTTDEGPVYCVPHEEAATESRDAEVPIAPATAPNEALASSPAPVTTPAEEATPLRASSDSERSASSGDGPGGALYARVARREARPARVRGEARGLSLSPSPERRKPPPPDPATKPKVSWIHGKHGAAAARAPSPPPAGPEAAPSPSKRKRTPSDTSARPDEPCNPRARDPTPRPPGLAEEGPALAAPSPPRARARGRGPGLSEPTDAGGPPRSAPEAASMLAAELRDKTRSLGRAEGAVGTQGPREKPAPPQKAKRSVPPASPVRAPPAPEAPGPEKAAAGAPGSDTPRKKTPIQKPPRKKSREVAGEPGRAGAPTL; encoded by the exons ATGGAGGGCGCAGGGCCCCGGGGGGCCGGGCCGGCGCGGCGCCGGGGAGCCggggggccgccgccgccgctgccgccgctgctgctgctgctctggcTGCTACCCGGCCCCGCGGCGCCCCAGGAGCTGAGCCCGCGCGGCCGCAACGTGTGCCGCGCGCCCGG CTCCCAGGAGCTCACTTGCTGCGCCGGCTGGAGGCAGCAGGGGGACGAGTGTGGGATCG CTGTGTGCGAAGGCAACTCCACGTGCTCGGAGAACGAGGTGTGCGTGCGGCCGGGCGAGTGCCGCTGCCGCCATGGCTACTTCGGTGCCAACTGCGACACCA AGTGCCCGCGCCAGTTCTGGGGTCCCGACTGCAAGGAGCTGTGTGTCTGCCACCCACACGGGCAGTGCGAGGACGTGACGGGCCAGTGTACATGTCATGCGCGGCGCTGGGGCGCACGCTGCGAGCATGCGTGCCAATGCCAGCACGGCGCGTGCCACCCGCGGAGCGGCGCGTGTCGCTGCGAGCCTGGCTGGTGGGGCCCACAGTGCGCCAGCGCGTGCTACTGTAGCGCCACGTCGCGCTGCGACCCACAGACGGGCGCGTGCCTCTGCCACGCAGGCTGGTGGGGCCGCAGCTGCAACAACCAGTGTGCCTGCAACACGTCGCCGTGCGAGCAACAGAGCGGCCGCTGCCAGTGCCGCGAGCGCACGTTCGGCGCGCGCTGCGAGCGCTATTGCCAGTGCTTCCGCGGCCGCTGCCATCCGGTGGACGGCACGTGCGCGTGCGAGCCCGGTTACCGGGGCAAGTACTGCCGCGAGCCTTGCCCTGCCGGCTTCTACGGCCTGGGCTGCCGCCGCCG atGCGGCCAGTGCAAGGGCCAGCAGCCATGCACGGTGGCCGAGGGCCGTTGCCTGACGTGCGAGCCCGGCTGGAACGGCACCAAGTGCGACCAGCCGTGCGCCACCGGTTTCTACGGCGAGGGCTGCGGCCATCGCTGCCCGCCGTGTCGCGACGGGCACGCCTGCAACCACGTCACCGGCAAGTGCACGCGCTGCAACGCGGGCTGGATCGGTGACCG GTGTGAGACCAAGTGCAGCAATGGCACCTACGGCGAGGACTGCGCGTTCGTGTGCGCCGACTGCGGCAGCGGCCACTGCGACTTCCAGTCGGGACGTTGCCTGTGCAGCCCGGGCGTCCACGGGCCCCA CTGTAACCTGACTTGCCCGCCCGGGCTCCACGGCGTGGACTGCGCCCAGGCCTGCAGCTGCCACGAGGACTCGTGCGACCCGGTCACCGGTGCCTGCCGCCTGG AGACCAACCAGCGAAAGGGTGTGATGGGTGCGGGCGCGCTGCTCGCCCTGCTCCTCGGCCTGCTGCTCTCGCTGCTCGGCTGCTGCTGCGCCTGCCGCGGCAAGGACCCCGCGCGCGG GGAGCTCTCGCTTGGGAGGAAGAAGGCGCCGCAGCGCCTATGCGGGCGCTTCAGCCGCATCAGCATGAAGTTGCCCCGGATCCCTCTCCGCAGGCAGAAGCTGCCCAAGGTCGTAGGTAAGGATGACGTAG tggCCCATCACGACCTGGATAACACGCTCAACTGCAGCTTCCTGGAGCCACCCTCGGGGCTGGAGCAGCCCTCGCCATCATGGTCTTCCCgggcctccttctcctcctttgaCACCACGGATGAAGGCCCCGTATACTGTGTACCCCACGAGG AGGCGGCAACCGAGAGCCGGGACGCGGAGGTCCCCATCGCCCCAGCCACTGCCCCTAACGAGGCGCTGGCTTCGTCCCCTGCACCGGTGACTACGCCCGCGGAGGAGGCCACGCCCCTCCGCGCGTCCTCCGACAGCGAGCGGTCAGCGTCGAGCGGGGACGGGCCTGGCGGGGCGCTGTATGCGCGTGTGGCCCGGCGTGAGGCCCGGCCGGCCCGGGTCCGGGGCGAGGCCCGAGGCCTGTCGCTTTCGCCATCGCCCGAGCGCAGGAAGCCACCGCCGCCCGACCCCGCCACCAAGCCCAAGGTGTCCTGGATCCACGGCAAGCACGGTGCCGCCGCCGCGCGTGCGCCGTCGCCGCCACCCGCGGGCCCCGAGGCCGCTCCCAGCCCCAGCAAGAGGAAACGGACGCCCAGCGACACATCGGCGCGGCCGGACGAGCCCTGCAACCCTAGGGCCCGCGACCCGACGCCGCGACCCCCGGGGCTGGCAGAGGAGGGGCCGGCCCTCGCCGCACCCTCGCCGCCCCGGGCTCGAGCGCGGGGCCGTGGCCCTGGCCTCTCAGAGCCCACGGACGCTGGCGGTCCCCCGCGCAGCGCACCTGAGGCCGCCTCCATGCTGGCCGCCGAGCTGCGCGACAAGACTCGCAGCCTGGGCCGCGCCGAGGGGGCCGTGGGCACGCAGGGCCCCCGAGAGAAGCCGGCGCCGCCGCAGAAGGCCAAGCGCTCGGTGCCTCCCGCCTCGCCGGTCCGCGCGCCCCCCGCGCCCGAGGCCCCAGGGCCCGAGAAGGCGGCAGCGGGCGCGCCCGGATCCGACACCCCCCGAAAGAAGACCCCCATCCAGAAGCCGCCTCGTAAGAAGAGCCGGGAGGTGGCGGGCGAGCCGGGCCGAGCGGGCGCGCCCACCCTGTAG